From Triticum urartu cultivar G1812 chromosome 2, Tu2.1, whole genome shotgun sequence, a single genomic window includes:
- the LOC125535830 gene encoding nucleolar protein 56-like, whose translation MALYLLFESASGYALFHASGIRKIGQTVDAVRPTLLDLKRFSKAVKLARFTPFLSAADATNQCNAIAEGITTDELVNFLVLNLPKVKEWKKGKFTVGVAQPKVGSRITEATGIPCQSDDYIQELLGSVRLHFGPLFDQLKPYDVENYSRASADNMVTQTLILLDTLDKGINFFTMRVREWYGWHFPELIKIVNDNYLYAKLANFVVNKSDLSEKDIPALADLIGDEDKAKEIVEAAKESMGQDLSPVDLITVQQFAQRVMNLSEYRKNIYEYLVTKMNDIAPNLTSLIGEMVGAQLISHAGSLSNLAKLPSSSLQILGAEKALRRALRTGGNTPKYGHIFHSSFIGRASTKNKGRMARYLASKCSMASRIDCYSDMSSSIFGEKMREQVEERLDFCEKDVASCKNLDVMNAAIEGMTNTVSEEDKEKENGGKKESNSEADDDAMHLDKPAMQSTLCTRLAIVEL comes from the exons ATGGCGCTCTACCTGCTCTTCGAGTCCGCGTCGGGGTACGCGCTCTTCCACGCCTCCGGCATCCGCAAGATCGGGCAGACCGTGGACGCCGTCCGCCCCACCCTGCTGGACCTCAAGCGGTTCAGCAAGGCCGTCAAGCTCGCCAGGTTCACCCCCTTCCTGTCCGCCGCCGACGCCACCAACCAGTGCAACGCCATCGCTGAAG GGATCACGACCGACGAGTTGGTAAACTTCCTGGTTCTCAACCTGCCCAAGGTCAAGGAGTGGAAGAAGGGCAAGTTCACCGTCGGCGTTGCCCAGCCCAAGGTCGGGTCCCGCATCACCGAGGCCACCGGAATCCCTTGCCAGTCCGATGACTATATCCAGGAACTGCTTGGCTCGGTGCGGCTGCACTTCGGTCCGTTGTTTGACCAACTCAAG CCATATGACGTGGAGAACTATAGCAGGGCAAGTGCGGATAACATGGTGACTCAAACTCTCATTCTGTTGGATACACTTGATAAGGGTATCAATTTCTTCACCATGAGAGTGAG GGAGTGGTATGGATGGCATTTTCCTGAGCTGATCAAAATCGTGAATGACAACTACCTTTATGCTAAGCTTGCCAACTTTGTAGTAAACAAATCTGATTTGTCAGAGAAAGACATTCCAGCTTTAGCAGATCTGATTGGAGATGAGGACAAGGCAAAAGAAATTGTTGAAGCAGCAAAGGAATCTATGG GCCAGGACCTTTCACCAGTTGATTTGATCACTGTCCAACAGTTTGCTCAAAGGGTCATGAATCTATCTGAGTACCGTAAAAATATCTATGAGTATCTGGTGACAAagatgaatgatattgcaccaaATCTGACGTCATTGATTGGCGAAATGGTTGGAGCCCAGTTAATTTCTCATGCTGGCAGTCTTTCGAATCTTGCAAAATTACCTTCCTCCTCTCTCCAGATACTAGGTGCTGAGAAGGCGCTGAGAAG AGCTCTTAGAACAGGTGGAAACACACCGAAGTATGGCCACATATTCCACTCATCTTTCATTGGCCGTGCATCGACGAAGAACAAGGGAAGAATGGCAAGATACCTGGCAAGCAAATGCTCAATGGCTTCACGCATTGACTGTTATTCAG ATATGAGTAGCTCCATTTTCGGTGAGAAGATGCGGGAACAAGTCGAGGAGAGATTAGACTTTTGTGAAAAGGATGTTGCATCATGCAAGAACCTTGATGTAATGAACGCTGCGATTGAGGGTATGACCAACACAGTCTCAGAGGAGG ATAAGGAGAAGGAGAACGGTGGGAAAAAGGAGTCTAATTCTGAGGCTGATGATGATGCTATGCATCTTGATAAGCCTGCTATGCAGTCGACGTTGTGCACCCGATTGGCCATCGTCGAACTGTAG